The following proteins are co-located in the Synechococcus sp. PROS-U-1 genome:
- the bchL gene encoding ferredoxin:protochlorophyllide reductase (ATP-dependent) iron-sulfur ATP-binding protein yields the protein MTTTLTRPADGEGSVQVHQDPALGIQEETLVIAVYGKGGIGKSTTSSNLSAAFSKLGKRVLQIGCDPKHDSTFTLTHKMVPTVIDILEEVDFHSEELRPEDFVFTGFNGVQCVESGGPPAGTGCGGYVTGQTVKLLKEHHLLEDTDVVIFDVLGDVVCGGFAAPLQHANYCLIVTANDFDSIFAMNRIVQAIQAKAKNYKVRLGGVVANRSADTDQIDKFNERTGLRTMAHFRDVDAIRRSRLKKCTIFEMDDDDEAVQAVRSEYLRLAQNMLDKVEPLEAVSLKDREIFDLLGFD from the coding sequence ATGACCACGACTCTGACGCGACCAGCCGACGGCGAAGGCAGTGTCCAGGTCCACCAGGACCCAGCACTGGGCATCCAGGAGGAGACCCTGGTGATCGCCGTCTACGGCAAAGGTGGGATCGGCAAATCCACCACCTCATCGAACCTGTCAGCCGCCTTCTCAAAACTGGGCAAGCGGGTGCTTCAGATCGGCTGCGACCCCAAGCACGACAGCACCTTCACCCTCACCCACAAGATGGTGCCCACGGTGATCGACATCCTCGAGGAGGTGGACTTCCACAGCGAAGAGCTGCGGCCTGAGGATTTCGTCTTCACCGGCTTCAACGGTGTGCAGTGCGTTGAGAGCGGTGGCCCACCGGCGGGCACGGGCTGCGGTGGCTACGTAACCGGACAGACCGTAAAGCTGCTCAAGGAGCATCACCTTCTAGAAGACACCGATGTGGTGATCTTCGATGTACTTGGCGATGTGGTGTGTGGTGGTTTTGCCGCCCCGCTGCAGCACGCCAACTACTGCCTGATCGTGACGGCCAATGATTTCGATTCCATCTTCGCGATGAATCGCATCGTTCAAGCGATTCAGGCCAAAGCCAAGAACTACAAAGTGCGGCTGGGCGGCGTCGTGGCCAACCGATCCGCCGACACCGATCAAATCGACAAATTCAATGAACGCACCGGCCTACGCACCATGGCCCATTTCAGGGATGTAGATGCGATCCGGCGGTCGAGGCTGAAGAAATGCACCATCTTTGAAATGGATGATGATGACGAAGCCGTGCAAGCGGTGAGGAGCGAATATCTCCGACTGGCCCAAAACATGCTCGACAAGGTGGAGCCCCTTGAGGCCGTCTCTCTGAAAGACCGCGAAATTTTTGACCTGCTGGGATTCGACTAA
- a CDS encoding protochlorophyllide reductase, with product MSTPGTVLITGTTSGVGLNATRALVKRGWTVITANRSPQRAAAAADELDLPKERLQHVLMDLGDLDSVRRAVDALPDRLDAVVCNAAVYKPKLKQPERSPQGYEISMATNHFGHFLLVQLLLGRLKASSHPSKRVVILGTVTANSKELGGKIPIPAPADLGDLSGFEAGFKEPIAMASGKPFKPGKAYKDSKLCNMITTQELHRRLHGETGITFTSLYPGCVADTPLFRNTPKAFQTIFPWFQKNITGGYVSQSLAGERVADVVANPDFAESGVHWSWGNRQKKDGQQFSQELSDKATDPETARRVWELSMALVGLS from the coding sequence ATGTCAACGCCCGGCACCGTTCTGATCACCGGCACCACATCAGGTGTGGGCCTGAATGCCACGCGCGCTCTGGTGAAGCGGGGCTGGACGGTGATCACTGCCAATCGAAGCCCACAGCGGGCCGCGGCTGCTGCTGATGAGCTGGACCTCCCCAAGGAGCGGCTCCAGCACGTGTTGATGGATCTGGGTGATCTCGACAGTGTGCGCCGGGCGGTGGATGCCCTGCCCGATCGTCTGGACGCGGTGGTCTGCAATGCGGCGGTGTACAAACCCAAGCTGAAGCAGCCGGAGCGCTCTCCGCAGGGGTACGAAATCTCAATGGCCACCAACCATTTCGGCCATTTCCTGTTGGTACAGCTGCTGTTGGGTCGTCTGAAGGCCTCCAGCCACCCCTCGAAGCGGGTGGTGATCCTCGGCACCGTGACGGCCAACTCCAAGGAACTGGGGGGCAAGATTCCGATCCCTGCACCGGCCGATCTGGGGGATCTTTCCGGTTTTGAGGCTGGTTTCAAAGAGCCCATCGCCATGGCCAGCGGCAAGCCGTTCAAGCCTGGCAAGGCTTACAAAGACAGCAAGCTTTGCAACATGATCACCACCCAGGAGCTGCATCGCCGCTTGCACGGGGAGACGGGGATCACCTTCACTTCGCTCTACCCGGGGTGTGTGGCCGACACCCCGTTGTTCCGCAACACCCCCAAGGCTTTTCAGACGATCTTTCCCTGGTTCCAGAAGAACATCACCGGCGGCTATGTCTCCCAATCCTTGGCAGGTGAACGGGTGGCTGATGTGGTGGCAAACCCAGATTTCGCTGAATCCGGTGTGCACTGGAGCTGGGGGAACAGGCAGAAGAAGGATGGTCAGCAGTTCAGCCAGGAACTGTCCGACAAGGCCACGGATCCGGAGACGGCCCGGCGGGTGTGGGAGCTGTCCATGGCCTTGGTGGGTCTGAGCTGA
- a CDS encoding sulfotransferase: MGQMERLFLSIGAMKAGTTWLYSILKRHPDIHFTPEKEIHFLAHHYLNKKHLTDEHRLHRVRTRLNNIGNLRPERQKLIRDWYNDYYLKGATSVPWYKNLFNGNKGRRAWNADFSNLSALIPAEGWTRLRSEVSKQTKAIYILREPCERLWSQYKFSGQSHENIHPSDFEQQIEHFLSNSAVNRHSQYCSNLDAVCDGLGHQNAKAILFDDIENQPEALLASIEQFLEIPARDHSGHNNLNRRINTTVVQAPPAVFRKHCAPIVARELNGLLARGIAVPSRWMEMETPA; the protein is encoded by the coding sequence ATGGGACAGATGGAGAGATTATTTCTAAGCATTGGAGCGATGAAAGCCGGGACAACCTGGCTTTACTCCATACTGAAGCGTCATCCTGATATTCATTTTACCCCAGAGAAAGAGATTCACTTTCTAGCTCACCATTACCTGAACAAGAAACATCTCACCGATGAGCATCGCCTCCATCGAGTACGAACGCGACTCAACAACATTGGCAATCTCCGACCAGAACGTCAGAAGCTCATTCGAGACTGGTACAACGATTACTACCTGAAAGGGGCAACTTCTGTCCCTTGGTATAAAAATCTGTTCAACGGCAACAAAGGGCGACGTGCATGGAACGCTGACTTCAGCAATCTGTCGGCCTTGATTCCGGCCGAAGGCTGGACACGACTGCGATCAGAGGTCAGCAAACAGACCAAAGCGATTTACATCCTCAGAGAACCTTGCGAACGGCTCTGGAGCCAATACAAATTTTCAGGCCAATCACACGAAAACATCCATCCATCAGACTTCGAACAACAGATTGAGCATTTTCTGAGTAATTCTGCCGTGAATAGACACAGTCAATACTGCAGCAACCTCGATGCAGTTTGTGACGGACTGGGTCACCAGAATGCCAAAGCAATCCTCTTTGACGACATCGAAAATCAACCCGAAGCATTGCTGGCCAGCATCGAACAGTTTCTCGAGATCCCCGCCCGAGACCACTCCGGTCACAACAACCTCAACCGCCGGATCAACACAACGGTCGTCCAAGCTCCCCCGGCTGTGTTCCGAAAACACTGTGCCCCGATCGTTGCTCGTGAGCTGAATGGCTTGCTGGCTCGGGGGATTGCGGTTCCGAGTCGGTGGATGGAGATGGAGACGCCAGCCTGA
- the psaM gene encoding photosystem I reaction center subunit XII has translation METVLSAPEVFIALVVAAHAAVLALRLSISLYEA, from the coding sequence ATGGAAACCGTTCTGTCTGCACCTGAGGTGTTCATCGCCCTCGTGGTGGCTGCCCATGCCGCTGTTCTGGCCCTGCGTCTTTCCATCAGCCTCTACGAAGCCTGA